One Alnus glutinosa chromosome 3, dhAlnGlut1.1, whole genome shotgun sequence genomic region harbors:
- the LOC133864428 gene encoding transcription factor EGL1 isoform X1 — protein MANGSQTHDGVPENLRKQLAVAVRSVQWSYAIFWSLSTTQQGVLEWGDGYYNGDIKTRKTVQAMELKADKIGLQRSEQLRELYLSLLEGETDQQQAKRPSVALSPEDLSDAEWYYLVCMSFSFSPGQGLPGTALENGQTIWLSDAQYADSKVFSRSLLAKSASIQTVVCFPYLGGVIELGVTELVSEDPSLLQHIKASLLELSKPVCSDKSSSAPHKADDDRDPMCAKVNLEIMNTLPLENIYSSTEDIKFDQEGIGELGGQIHEEINMDSPDECSNGCEHNYQTEDSFMLEGVNGVASQVQSWHFMDDDLSNGVQDSMNSSDCISEAFVNQQKAISVPARGNVNRSHLQELQNSNHAKLSSLDLESDDDLHYRRIISAILGSSPQLIENPCLRDRKSSFLSWKNVAINDAHRPHVQQRMLKKILFTVPLMYGGCSLRSPKENGGKDWVRKLKSDDICIGHISDNRRENENFLVLRSMVPSISEDSFTLTNFSTFLWKSQIDKASVLSDTIKYMKVLEARVEELESCMDSVDFEARARRKYLDMVEQISDNYDKKKIDNGRKSWINKRKACDIDETDTELNRAVPEDGLPLDVKVSIKEQEVLIEMRCPYREYILLDVMDAINNLHLDAHSVQSSAPNGILTLTLKSKFRGAAIAPVGMIKRALWKIACKC, from the exons ATGGCTAATGGAAGTCAAACCCATGATGGTGTGCCAGAAAACCTAAGGAAACAGCTTGCTGTTGCTGTGAGGAGTGTCCAGTGGAGCTATGCAATTTTCTGGTCACTGTCAACAACACAGCAAGG GGTACTGGAATGGGGAGATGGGTACTACAATGGAGACATCAAGACTAGAAAAACAGTCCAAGCGATGGAACTTAAGGCTGATAAAATAGGCTTACAGAGGAGTGAGCAATTGAGAGAACTTTACCTGTCTCTTTTGGAAGGTGAAACCGACCAACAACAAGCTAAGAGGCCTTCTGTAGCATTGTCTCCAGAGGATCTCTCAGATGCTGAGTGGTATTACTTGGTTTGCATGTCCTTTTCATTCAGTCCTGGCCAAGG TTTGCCAGGAACAGCATTAGAAAATGGTCAAACCATCTGGTTAAGCGATGCTCAATATGCGGATAGTAAAGTATTCTCTAGATCTTTGCTGGCTAAG AGTGCATCTATTCAG ACTGTTGTATGTTTTCCCTATCTGGGGGGTGTGATTGAGCTAGGTGTAACTGAACTG GTCTCAGAGGATCCTAGTCTCCTTCAACACATCAAAGCCTCCTTATTGGAGTTGTCAAAGCCTGTTTGTTCTGACAAATCTTCTTCTGCTCCTCACAAAGCAGATGATGATAGAGATCCAATGTGTGCCAAGGTTAACCTTGAAATAATGAATACTTTGCCTTTGGAGAACATATATTCCTCCACAGAAGACATCAAGTTTGATCAGGAAGGAATCGGTGAATTAGGTGGACAAATCCATGAAGAAATCAACATGGATTCTCCTGATGAATGTTCCAATGGCTGTGAGCACAATTACCAGACGGAAGACTCCTTCATGCTTGAAGGTGTTAATGGTGTGGCTTCTCAAGTTCAGAGCTGGCATTTCATGGATGATGACTTAAGCAATGGTGTTCAAGATTCCATGAATTCCAGTGACTGTATATCTGAAGCTTTTGTGAATCAACAAAAGGCTATCTCTGTTCCCGCGCGTGGAAATGTAAACCGCAGTCATTTGCAAGAACTTCAAAACTCCAATCATGCAAAACTAAGTTCCTTGGATCTTGAATCTGATGATGACTTGCACTACAGAAGAATTATTTCTGCTATTCTGGGAAGCTCACCTCAGTTGATTGAAAACCCATGTTTGCGCGATCGCAAATCCAGTTTTCTGAGTTGGAAAAATGTAGCAATTAATGATGCTCATAGGCCACATGTACAGCAGAGAATGCTAAAAAAGATTTTATTCACAGTCCCTTTGATGTATGGTGGTTGCTCTCTCAGGTCCCCAAAGGAAAATGGTGGAAAAGATTGGGTGCGAAAATTGAAAAGTGATGATATTTGCATAGGACATATTTCAGATAATAGAAGAGAGAATGAAAACTTTCTGGTTCTCAGGTCAATGGTTCCTTCTATCAGTGAG gATTCTTTCACTTTGACAAACTTCTCTACATTTTTGTGGAAGTCTCAG ATTGACAAAGCATCAGTTCTCAGTGACACAATTAAATACATGAAAGTGCTTGAGGCAAGGGTAGAAGAGTTGGAATCTTGCATGGATTCAGTAGATTTTGAAGCAAGGGCCAGAAGGAAATACCTGGACATGGTAGAGCAGATATCAGATAACTATGACAAGAAAAAGATTGATAATGGCAGGAAGTCTTGGATAAACAAGAGGAAGGCTTGTGACATTGATGAAACTGACACCGAGCTCAACAGAGCTGTTCCCGAAGACGGCCTACCGTTAGACGTGAAAGTCAGCATTAAAGAGCAGGAGGTTCTGATTGAGATGAGATGTCCTTATAGAGAATATATTTTGCTTGATGTCATGGATGCCATAAATAATCTGCACTTGGATGCACACTCAGTTCAATCATCCGCTCCTAATGGCATTCTGACATTGACCTTAAAATCTAAG TTTCGAGGAGCAGCAATTGCACCCGTGGGAATGATCAAACGGGCGCTCTGGAAAATTGCTTGCAAGTGTTGA
- the LOC133864428 gene encoding transcription factor EGL1 isoform X2 codes for MANGSQTHDGVPENLRKQLAVAVRSVQWSYAIFWSLSTTQQGVLEWGDGYYNGDIKTRKTVQAMELKADKIGLQRSEQLRELYLSLLEGETDQQQAKRPSVALSPEDLSDAEWYYLVCMSFSFSPGQGLPGTALENGQTIWLSDAQYADSKVFSRSLLAKSASIQTVVCFPYLGGVIELGVTELVSEDPSLLQHIKASLLELSKPVCSDKSSSAPHKADDDRDPMCAKVNLEIMNTLPLENIYSSTEDIKFDQEGIGELGGQIHEEINMDSPDECSNGCEHNYQTEDSFMLEGVNGVASQVQSWHFMDDDLSNGVQDSMNSSDCISEAFVNQQKAISVPARGNVNRSHLQELQNSNHAKLSSLDLESDDDLHYRRIISAILGSSPQLIENPCLRDRKSSFLSWKNVAINDAHRPHVQQRMLKKILFTVPLMYGGCSLRSPKENGGKDWVRKLKSDDICIGHISDNRRENENFLVLRSMVPSISEIDKASVLSDTIKYMKVLEARVEELESCMDSVDFEARARRKYLDMVEQISDNYDKKKIDNGRKSWINKRKACDIDETDTELNRAVPEDGLPLDVKVSIKEQEVLIEMRCPYREYILLDVMDAINNLHLDAHSVQSSAPNGILTLTLKSKFRGAAIAPVGMIKRALWKIACKC; via the exons ATGGCTAATGGAAGTCAAACCCATGATGGTGTGCCAGAAAACCTAAGGAAACAGCTTGCTGTTGCTGTGAGGAGTGTCCAGTGGAGCTATGCAATTTTCTGGTCACTGTCAACAACACAGCAAGG GGTACTGGAATGGGGAGATGGGTACTACAATGGAGACATCAAGACTAGAAAAACAGTCCAAGCGATGGAACTTAAGGCTGATAAAATAGGCTTACAGAGGAGTGAGCAATTGAGAGAACTTTACCTGTCTCTTTTGGAAGGTGAAACCGACCAACAACAAGCTAAGAGGCCTTCTGTAGCATTGTCTCCAGAGGATCTCTCAGATGCTGAGTGGTATTACTTGGTTTGCATGTCCTTTTCATTCAGTCCTGGCCAAGG TTTGCCAGGAACAGCATTAGAAAATGGTCAAACCATCTGGTTAAGCGATGCTCAATATGCGGATAGTAAAGTATTCTCTAGATCTTTGCTGGCTAAG AGTGCATCTATTCAG ACTGTTGTATGTTTTCCCTATCTGGGGGGTGTGATTGAGCTAGGTGTAACTGAACTG GTCTCAGAGGATCCTAGTCTCCTTCAACACATCAAAGCCTCCTTATTGGAGTTGTCAAAGCCTGTTTGTTCTGACAAATCTTCTTCTGCTCCTCACAAAGCAGATGATGATAGAGATCCAATGTGTGCCAAGGTTAACCTTGAAATAATGAATACTTTGCCTTTGGAGAACATATATTCCTCCACAGAAGACATCAAGTTTGATCAGGAAGGAATCGGTGAATTAGGTGGACAAATCCATGAAGAAATCAACATGGATTCTCCTGATGAATGTTCCAATGGCTGTGAGCACAATTACCAGACGGAAGACTCCTTCATGCTTGAAGGTGTTAATGGTGTGGCTTCTCAAGTTCAGAGCTGGCATTTCATGGATGATGACTTAAGCAATGGTGTTCAAGATTCCATGAATTCCAGTGACTGTATATCTGAAGCTTTTGTGAATCAACAAAAGGCTATCTCTGTTCCCGCGCGTGGAAATGTAAACCGCAGTCATTTGCAAGAACTTCAAAACTCCAATCATGCAAAACTAAGTTCCTTGGATCTTGAATCTGATGATGACTTGCACTACAGAAGAATTATTTCTGCTATTCTGGGAAGCTCACCTCAGTTGATTGAAAACCCATGTTTGCGCGATCGCAAATCCAGTTTTCTGAGTTGGAAAAATGTAGCAATTAATGATGCTCATAGGCCACATGTACAGCAGAGAATGCTAAAAAAGATTTTATTCACAGTCCCTTTGATGTATGGTGGTTGCTCTCTCAGGTCCCCAAAGGAAAATGGTGGAAAAGATTGGGTGCGAAAATTGAAAAGTGATGATATTTGCATAGGACATATTTCAGATAATAGAAGAGAGAATGAAAACTTTCTGGTTCTCAGGTCAATGGTTCCTTCTATCAGTGAG ATTGACAAAGCATCAGTTCTCAGTGACACAATTAAATACATGAAAGTGCTTGAGGCAAGGGTAGAAGAGTTGGAATCTTGCATGGATTCAGTAGATTTTGAAGCAAGGGCCAGAAGGAAATACCTGGACATGGTAGAGCAGATATCAGATAACTATGACAAGAAAAAGATTGATAATGGCAGGAAGTCTTGGATAAACAAGAGGAAGGCTTGTGACATTGATGAAACTGACACCGAGCTCAACAGAGCTGTTCCCGAAGACGGCCTACCGTTAGACGTGAAAGTCAGCATTAAAGAGCAGGAGGTTCTGATTGAGATGAGATGTCCTTATAGAGAATATATTTTGCTTGATGTCATGGATGCCATAAATAATCTGCACTTGGATGCACACTCAGTTCAATCATCCGCTCCTAATGGCATTCTGACATTGACCTTAAAATCTAAG TTTCGAGGAGCAGCAATTGCACCCGTGGGAATGATCAAACGGGCGCTCTGGAAAATTGCTTGCAAGTGTTGA
- the LOC133864020 gene encoding gibberellin 20-oxidase-like protein: MSESQTSVELPILDISQPLDPSFLSSLSEACKKWGFFHIINHGISIDFYRKLYLLSKDLFRLPSDTKIKLGPLSSIKTYTPHFIASPYFESLRVSGPNFFASAQSSADILFSQENSEFSVILQECGSKMAELSKAILKVLLLSLGDGFEEKYYESEFKNCHGYMRINNYSPPGSLEDDVEGLGMHTDMSCVTIVCQDEIGGLQVRSEEGKWMDIRPCEGTLVVNIGDMLQAWSNEKLRSSEHRVILKQPANRFSLAFFWCFEDEKVILAPDEVVGEEKKRLYKPFVCLDYLKFRESNERGKFEKVGFTVRDFAGLEPQIDG, encoded by the exons ATGTCTGAATCCCAAACTTCTGTAGAACTTCCCATCTTAGACATTTCTCAGCCACTAGACCCATCTTTCCTGTCCAGCCTATCAGAAGCCTGCAAAAAATGGGGTTTCTTCCACATTATTAATCATGGAATCTCCATAGATTTCTACAGAAAACTCTATTTGCTCTCAAAAGACCTCTTCAGGCTACCTTCTGACACTAAAATTAAGCTTGGTCCTTTATCTTCCATCAAAACTTATACTCCTCATTTCATTGCCTCTCCATACTTTGAGAGCCTTAGAGTTTCCGGGCCAAACTTCTTTGCCTCTGCCCAAAGTTCTGCAGATATCCTCTTTTCCCAAGAGAACTCTGAATTCAG TGTGATATTACAGGAATGTGGAAGCAAGATGGCAGAATTGTCAAAGGCAATCTTAAAGGTATTGCTCTTGAGTTTAGGGGATGGTTTTGAGGAGAAATATTATGAGTCTGAATTCAAGAATTGCCATGGATATATGAGAATAAATAACTACTCACCTCCAGGGAGTTTGGAAGATGATGTTGAGGGGCTTGGAATGCATACTGATATGAGTTGTGTGACAATTGTCTGTCAAGATGAAATAGGAGGGCTTCAAGTGAGATCAGAGGAGGGCAAGTGGATGGACATAAGGCCATGTGAAGGGACCCTGGTTGTGAACATAGGTGATATGTTGCAAGCTTGGAGCAATGAGAAGCTGAGATCATCCGAACATCGTGTCATTTTAAAGCAACCAGCAAACCGCTTTTCTCTAGCTTTCTTTTGGTGCTTTGAGGATGAGAAGGTGATTTTGGCCCCTGATGAAGTTgtaggagaagaaaagaagaggctTTACAAGCCATTTGTTTGCTTAGATTACTTGAAATTCAGAGAGAGCAATGAGAGGGGGAAGTTTGAAAAGGTTGGGTTTACAGTCAGAGATTTTGCAGGGCTTGAACCCCAGATTGATGGTTGA
- the LOC133862707 gene encoding LOW QUALITY PROTEIN: pentatricopeptide repeat-containing protein At3g24000, mitochondrial (The sequence of the model RefSeq protein was modified relative to this genomic sequence to represent the inferred CDS: inserted 3 bases in 2 codons; deleted 5 bases in 4 codons; substituted 2 bases at 2 genomic stop codons) has translation MLGNGERPNYVTVLSVIRAVGALDIYDWEDMLLVVHDQNGVRVRSPNHVTIVSILSACADLGVLSLGKEIHGFSIKGCFIVXQMFNSLADMYAKCRNLETSIRVFKDILKKDIISWRTIIQGCIENECPKRGLYIFLKMRLSCFQLNGTIIRDTVRLVASSQAEEHKFGLAFHCYIXESGFLAFVSVGTVLTQMYIKFGEEESARTIFDQLNHKDLITWSAMISAYGQGRNPHNALDTFKQMQSMNEKPHEINFVSLIVLQACSSMGSQELGQSIHAHVIKAGYSLNANLKSAFVDLYCKFGRIKQGKALFDELPTKDLYICWSSMIKGYGMNGCGTVALXTFSSMLDCGIXPNDIVFISVISACSQCGLEYEGRSWFHSMEAMCGITITPKLPDYARMVDLLSRHGNIKEALEFVREMPEEPDKRIWGVLLARSRSTCKSTEIAEFVIERLVTQDPHDTSHYVILSEQGRWEDAERLAKLVGEKGPSESPYILYTHMGGGILEVLLVNAEGITHTNLVGTPSYYVNIECGTQVHRSKVSSGEDDNAWWNEKFFFEFPLSGWKNLTHLKLTIMETEFLTDGGFVGGTIIHLGGIITEGSDSGFLEVKPAPYNVVLEDDTYKGQIKIGFKFIANVRMSIHIIRVIDLAFIIKQIRVLIKQITATKLIAERSACNRDKRTH, from the exons ATGCTTGGGAATGGAGAAAGGCCCAACTATGTGACGGTGTTAAGCGTAATACGGGCTGTTGGTGCATTGGATATATATGATTGGGAGGATATGCTGTTGGTAGTTCATGATCAAAATGGGGTCCGAGTCAGAAGT CCAAACCATGTGACCATTGTAAGCATTCTATCTGCTTGTGCTGATCTTGGTGTCTTGTCTTTAGGGAAAGAGATACATGGGTTTTCCATAAAAGGGTGTTTTATTGTCTAACAAATGTTCAACTCACTTGCAGATATGTATGCAAAATGTAGGAATCTTGAGACATCAATTCGAGTTTTTAAGGATATATTGAAGAAGGACATAATATCATGGAGGACTATAATTCAAGGGTGTATTGAGAATGAGTGTCCAAAAAGGGGATTGTATATTTTCTTAAAGATGAGATTGTCTTGCTTTCAACTGAATGGAACCATCATCCGGGATACGGTT AGGCTTGTAGCATCCTCACAAGCAGAAGAGCATAAATTTGGTCTGGCATTTCATTGCTACA CTGAAAGTGGTTTCCTGGCTTTTGTTTCAGTTGGAACTGTACTTACGCAAATGTACATTAAATTTGGTGAGGAGGAGTCAGCTAGGACTATATTTGATCAGCTCAATCACAAAGACCTCATAACTTGGAGTGCCATGATCTCTGCATATGGTCAAGGCAGGAATCCTCATAATGCTTTGGATACATTTAAACAGATGCAATCCATGAATGAGAAGCCCCATGAGATTAATTTTGTCAGTTTA ATAGTACTACAAGCATGTTCTTCAATGGGATCTCAAGAGCTTGGGCAAAGCATCCACGCTCATGTAATAAAAGCTGGTTACTCACTGAATGCA AATTTAAAATCAGCCTTCGTTGACTTATACTGCAAATTTGGAAGGATAAAGCAAGGAAAGGCTctttttgatgaacttcccACCAAAGATCTA TATATATGTTGGAGTTCAATGATCAAAGGGTATGGAATGAATGGGTGTGGAACTGTCGCACTATAAACATTCTCAAGCATGTTGGACTGTGGAAT GCCCAATGATATTGTCTTTATATCTGTAATATCTGCTTGTAGTCAGTGCGGGCTAGAATATGAAGGTCGGAGCTGGTTTCATTCTATGGAGGCTATGTGTGGCATTACCATTACCCCCAAACTTCCAGACTATGCTCGCATGGTGGATTTGCTCAGTCGCCATGGAAATATAAAAGAAGCTCTTGAATTTGTAAGAGAAATGCCAGAGGAGCCTGATAAAAGAATTTGGGGAGTTCTTCTTGCGCGTAGTAGATCAACATGCAAATCTACTGAGATTGCAGAGTTTGTGATTGAACGGCTTGTTACTCAGGATCCACATGATACTAGCCATTATGTGATTTTGTCAGAACAGGGTAGATGGGAAGATGCGGAAAGACTGGCTAAATTGGTGGGTGAAAAGGG ACCCTCTGAATCGCCTTACATTCTATACACACACATGGGAGGAGGAATCCTTGAAGTACTTCTTGTTAATGCTGAAGGCATTACACACACAAATCTTGTTG GAACACCATCCTATTACGTCAATATCGAATGTGGAACTCAAGTACATAGAAGCAAAGTATCATCAG GTGAAGATGATAATGCTTGGTGGAATGAGAAATTCTTCTTTGAATTCCCATTGTCTGGTTGGAAAAACTTGACCCATCTTAAACTAACAATAATGGAAACTGAATTCCTCACAGATGGAGGATTTGTTGGTGGAACCAT AATTCACCTTGGTGGAATAATTACAGAGGGCAGTGACAGCGGTTTCCTTGAAGTAAAACCGGCTCCATACAACGTGGTGCTTGAAGATGACACCTACAAAGGCCAGATAAAGATCGGATTTAAGTTCATTGCAAATGTAAGAATGAGTATACATATAATTCGTGTGATTGATTTAGCATTTATAATTAAGCAGATTAGAGTGCTAATTAAACAGATTACAGCCACTAAACTTATTGCAGAAAGAAGTGCCTGCAATCGAGACAAGAGGACACATTGA
- the LOC133863935 gene encoding rop guanine nucleotide exchange factor 3-like, giving the protein MDNLSNSDDYDLGYQPSPSSVDQNDQSTSETPGHSTMSGSPFAYSRTFSETSAFSEPIDDSSFSSGPSPSPWPVAKSRSLSRLAMKPHKQAVDDHKLDDHDESTDSELELMKERFAKLLLGEDMSGSGKGVSTAVTISNAITNLYATVFGQNLRLEPMNTEKKALWKREMDCLLSVCDYIVEFSPTSQDLDDGTSVEVMASTPRSDIYINLPALQKLDMMLIEILDSFEDTEFWYAKQGSMSGNSTRLGSFRKVAQRKEEKWWLPVPCVSPGGLSEKARKHLRHKRDCANQIHKAAMAINSTILAEMEIPDTYMATLPKSGKACLGETIYRYMCTGDKFLPGHLLDCLSITSEHEALELADRVEASMYTWRRKSCLSHSKSSWDLVKDLMAESDRSDKNHVLAERAESLLFCLKQRYPELSQTTLDTSKIQCNRDVGKAILESYSRVLEGLAFNIVAWIEDVLHVDRTMINEE; this is encoded by the exons ATGGATAATTTGTCGAATTCCGATGATTATGATCTGGGTTATCAGCCGTCGCCTTCTTCAGTGGATCAAAACGATCAATCGACGTCGGAAACTCCCGGGCATTCGACGATGAGCGGCAGTCCTTTTGCATACAGCAGGACTTTTTCTGAGACCTCTGCCTTTTCAGAGCCTATAGATGACAGTAGCTTTTCCAGTGGACCTTCTCCTTCTCCCTGGCCGGTAGCCAAATCCAGATCCCTTAGCAGACTAGCAATGAAGCCCCACAAGCAAGCTGTCGACGATCATAAACTTGATGATCATGATGAATCTACTGATTCAG AACTTGAACTGATGAAGGAAAGATTTGCAAAGCTTCTGTTGGGGGAAGACATGTCAGGAAGTGGGAAAGGTGTCTCCACTGCGGTTACTATCTCAAATGCCATAACCAACCTTTATG CAACCGTATTTGGCCAAAACTTAAGGTTAGAGCCAATGAATACTGAGAAGAAGGCTTTGTGGAAAAGAGAAATGGATTGTCTTTTATCCGTGTGTGATTACATTGTAGAATTTAGCCCAACCTCGCAAGATTTAGATGACGGGACTAGTGTGGAG GTGATGGCAAGTACACCAAGATCGGATATTTATATTAACCTTCCTGCATTGCAGAAGCTTGACATGATGCTCATA GAAATATTGGATAGTTTTGAAGATACAGAGTTCTGGTATGCGAAACAGGGGAGCATGTCAGGAAATTCAACTCGTTTAGGCTCATTCCGGAAGGTTGCtcaaaggaaagaagagaaatggTGGTTGCCAGTTCCCTGTGTTTCCCCAGGTGGCCTCTCTGAGAAGGCAAGGAAGCACTTGCGACACAAACGTGACTGCGCCAATCAAATTCACAAAGCTGCCATGGCCATCAACAGTACTATTCTTGCAGAAATGGAAATCCCAGACACGTACATGGCAACTCTTCCAAAA AGTGGAAAAGCATGTCTGGGTGAAACAATTTACCGCTACATGTGCACCGGAGACAAATTCTTACCGGGCCATCTTCTTGACTGTCTCAGTATAACATCCGAACATGAAGCACTTGAACTTGCAGACAGGGTTGAAGCCTCAATGTATACATGGAGGCGTAAATCATGTTTGAGCCATTCAAAATCATCCTGGGACCTGGTAAAGGATCTCATGGCTGAATCTGACAGGAGTGACAAAAATCATGTTCTAGCAGAGAGGGCAGAGAGCTTGCTGTTCTGCCTCAAGCAGAGGTATCCTGAGCTGTCGCAGACAACCTTGGACACAAGCAAGATTCAGTGCAATAGG GATGTTGGGAAAGCAATACTGGAGAGCTACTCAAGGGTGTTGGAAGGCCTAGCATTCAACATTGTTGCTTGGATTGAAGATGTGCTTCACGTAGACAGAACGATGATAAATGAAGAATAA